Proteins encoded within one genomic window of Brassica rapa cultivar Chiifu-401-42 chromosome A09, CAAS_Brap_v3.01, whole genome shotgun sequence:
- the LOC103836758 gene encoding probable pectinesterase/pectinesterase inhibitor 41, with protein MTFPKLLLITLFLSLQTLFIASQILTSSSNSSSSICKTTPDPKFCKSVFPQTSQGDVRDYGRFSLRKSLTQSRKFTRTIDKYLKRNKGLLSHSAVGALQDCRDLASLTTDYLTTSFETVNVTASSKTLSFSKADDIQTLLSAALTNEQTCLDGVNTAASSSWTIRNGVALPLINDTKLFSVSLALFTKGWVPKKKKQTGYSWAHPKNTHSHNKPLRHFRNGALPLKMTEQTRAVYESLSRRKLADDNDDNTVLVSDIVTVNQNGTGNFTTITDAVAAAPNKTDGTAGYFVIYVTSGVYDENVLIAKNKRYLMMIGDGINRTIITGNRSVVDGWTTFNSATFAVTSPNFVAVNMTFRNTAGPEKHQAVALRSSADLSIFYSCSFEAYQDTLYTHSLRQFYRECDIYGTVDFIFGNAAVVLQNCNLYPRQALPNQFNAITAQGRTDPNQNTGTSIHNCTIRPADDLASSNYTVKTYLGRPWKEYSRTVFMQSYLDGFVEPVGWREWNGDFALSTLYYAEYNNTGPGSSTTNRVVWPGYHVINSTDANNFTVSNFLFGDEWMVQSGVPYMAGLLS; from the exons ATGACATTTCCAAAACTCTTGCTCATTACACTCTTCTTGTCTCTTCAAACACTCTTCATTGCTTCTCAAATCCTTACTTCTTCATCAAACTCTTCCTCAAGCATCTGCAAAACGACTCCGGACCCCAAGTTCTGCAAGTCAGTGTTCCCACAAACGTCACAAGGGGACGTTCGGGACTACGGCCGCTTCTCCCTACGTAAGTCACTAACGCAGTCGCGAAAATTCACACGCACGATAGACAAATACCTCAAACGCAACAAAGGCTTATTATCACACTCCGCCGTTGGAGCTCTCCAAGACTGCCGTGACTTAGCTAGCCTCACTACGGACTATCTCACAACGTCGTTCGAGACCGTCAACGTCACCGCATCGTCCAAAACGCTGTCGTTTTCGAAAGCCGATGATATCCAAACGCTTCTTTCCGCGGCGTTGACCAACGAGCAAACGTGTCTCGACGGGGTCAACACCGCGGCTTCCTCCTCGTGGACCATACGGAACGGCGTCGCATTGCCTCTCATTAACGACACGAAGCTTTTCAGCGTTTCCCTCGCTTTGTTCACCAAAGGGTGGGtcccaaagaagaagaaacaaaccgGCTACTCTTGGGCCCACCCGAAGAACACTCACTCTCACAACAAGCCGCTCCGTCACTTTCGTAACGGAGCTTTGCCGTTAAAGATGACGGAACAGACGCGCGCCGTTTACGAGTCTTTAAGCAGGAGGAAGCTCGCCGACGACAATGACGATAACACGGTGCTTGTGAGTGACATTGTGACGGTGAACCAAAACGGAACAGGGAATTTCACGACCATTACGGACGCAGTTGCGGCGGCGCCGAACAAAACCGACGGTACAGCTGGATACTTTGTTATCTACGTGACGTCTGGTGTTTATGACGAAAACGTATTGATCGCTAAGAACAAAAGGTATCTAATGATGATCGGTGACGGAATCAACCGTACGATTATTACCGGTAACCGGAGCGTCGTTGACGGTTGGACCACTTTCAACTCCGCCACTTTTG CCGTGACATCGCCGAACTTCGTCGCGGTAAACATGACTTTCCGGAACACGGCCGGACCAGAGAAGCACCAGGCCGTGGCGTTGAGGAGCAGCGCCGATCTCTCCATCTTTTATAGCTGCAGTTTCGAAGCTTACCAAGACACTTTATACACTCACTCACTAAGACAATTCTATAGAGAATGCGACATATATGGAACAGTCGATTTCATATTCGGAAACGCAGCTGTTGTCTTACAAAATTGTAATCTGTATCCGAGACAAGCGTTACCGAACCAGTTTAACGCTATCACAGCTCAAGGTCGTACCGACCCGAACCAAAACACAGGAACTTCGATCCACAATTGTACGATTAGACCTGCGGATGATCTGGCTTCGAGCAACTATACGGTCAAAACGTATTTGGGACGACCGTGGAAAGAGTATTCACGTACGGTTTTCATGCAATCGTACTTGGATGGTTTTGTTGAACCGGTTGGTTGGAGAGAGTGGAATGGAGATTTTGCATTGAGTACGCTGTACTATGCTGAGTATAACAATACCGGACCCGGTTCAAGTACCACGAATCGGGTGGTTTGGCCAGGTTATCACGTGATCAACTCAACCGATGCGAATAACTTTACGGTTTCGAATTTCTTGTTTGGAGATGAGTGGATGGTTCAGAGTGGCGTGCCGTATATGGCCGGTTTACTTTCGTAG